The Desulfitobacterium chlororespirans DSM 11544 sequence TAAGTAGTAAATGCCAAAGCCTGAGGAAAATTGACTTTCCTCAGGCTTTCCTTTTCAGTGAATTATTTCAGACCGCCTGATAATCGCTGGTTACCTTTCCTTCTATGCAGTCCTGTAAAACTGCTTCAACCCTTACTACGTCGTAGAGAAGAATATCCACAGGCATGCCCTGGAACGTAATCCATCCGCCGCCATTGATCCATGGCCCCCATTGGCCTGGGGGAATCATGGCTAACACCCCCTAGAATAACTCAGGGAAAATATCCTTGGGCAGCTCATCCCCATAATGAACATAGCTCAGGGTGAGTCCCTGAGGAGTTACCGTAACTCCCCCTCGTTTCCGGTCAAGGGAAATCAGTATATCCGGAATCTCCTCCGGCTGAATACGGTTTTTCCCCACATAAACCAAGGTCCCGGCAATAATACGCACCATATTATAAAGGAAGCCATCGCCGATGCAGGTAATCCGGAGATGGCCCTGATTCTCCGCCACTTGACATAGATAGAGGGTTCGTTCAAAGGTTTTGCTGGTTCCCCCTGCCGCTGAAAAAGCTTTAAAATTATGCCGTCCTACCAGATACTGAGCTCCTTGCTGCATCCTTTGCCAATCCAGCCTGACGGGTTCATGCAGAGAGTACAGCCGGGTAAAGACATCGGCTACCGGATGGTTATCGATCCGGTAGTCATAGCGCTTCCACTTAGCGGAGAAACGGGCATGAAAATTTTCAGTTGCTTCCTGGGCCGCCAGGATGCGGATATCCCGGGGGAGCAGACTATTAAAAGCCTTGGGAATCTTAT is a genomic window containing:
- the truA gene encoding tRNA pseudouridine(38-40) synthase TruA; the protein is MDDKRNICLKVAYDGTHYHGFQRQPEFHGPTIQGTLETVWAKLVEEEVTLNTAGRTDTGVHAAGQVVNFRTGVRIPVDKIPKAFNSLLPRDIRILAAQEATENFHARFSAKWKRYDYRIDNHPVADVFTRLYSLHEPVRLDWQRMQQGAQYLVGRHNFKAFSAAGGTSKTFERTLYLCQVAENQGHLRITCIGDGFLYNMVRIIAGTLVYVGKNRIQPEEIPDILISLDRKRGGVTVTPQGLTLSYVHYGDELPKDIFPELF